The genome window GACTGGCTGTCTCGGCACGTAGAACGTTATCTCCCAGGAAAAGAGAAGAATAGCCTTTCTTTTTCAAAATTTCAATTTCTCCAGAAGATAATCCTCCTTCAGATCCAATAATCATATGAATATCATTATATCCTTTTCCTATGTCTGCCAATTGGCTAGGTCCCAGTTTTTCCTGGTGACAGAAAAATCCAATAGTATGATCTGATTGAATCTCAGGAAGATCTTTGAATTTAATGAGAGGATTCAACATAGTATTGATGTAAGAACCACTTTGTTGTTGTGCCTCCTTGATTATTTTACGCCAACGTTCGTATTTATGATCTTCTCTACTTTCTTCTTTGAGCTTTACCTGTGAGAAGTCACTGTCTAAAAGAGTAATGCTTCTAACCCCTGTTTCAGTGGCCTGGCGAATCATTAAATCCGTTTTTTTACCCTTGCACAGGCAGAGATAGAGGTGTATGTCATAGGGCCTTATATGAGATTGTATTAATTCTCCTACTTCAATAAGGCAAGAATCTTCCTTAATTTCCAAGATTCTACAATTGTACCGCTTCTCTGAAGAATCCTTTAGTTCAATGACCTCTCCCACTTTGACACGTCTGACACGGCAGAGGTAGTGGTATTCTTTGCCTGTTAAGGTCACAGATTCTTCTTGACTGAGAGAGGTTTCTACCAGAAGTTGTTTCACTGTATCCCTTTTAATATCTG of Oceanispirochaeta crateris contains these proteins:
- a CDS encoding RsmE family RNA methyltransferase; amino-acid sequence: MKQLLVETSLSQEESVTLTGKEYHYLCRVRRVKVGEVIELKDSSEKRYNCRILEIKEDSCLIEVGELIQSHIRPYDIHLYLCLCKGKKTDLMIRQATETGVRSITLLDSDFSQVKLKEESREDHKYERWRKIIKEAQQQSGSYINTMLNPLIKFKDLPEIQSDHTIGFFCHQEKLGPSQLADIGKGYNDIHMIIGSEGGLSSGEIEILKKKGYSSLFLGDNVLRAETASLFALAAIMTTMEIT